The following proteins are co-located in the Microbacterium immunditiarum genome:
- the pgm gene encoding phosphoglucomutase (alpha-D-glucose-1,6-bisphosphate-dependent), which translates to MTRAGQPAEASDLIDIDELIAAYYDRKPDASNPAQRVAFGTSGHRGSALTTSFNEDHILATTQAIVEYRRSQGIAGPLFLGRDTHGLSLPAERSAIEVLVGNGVDVRVDARDSWVPTPALSHAILTYNRGRAADDPGRADGIVVTPSHNPPRDGGFKYNPPDGGPADVDATSWIAQRANELIAAGLDGVVRTRFADIDADALGEYDFRDRYVRDLANVIDMDAIRASGIRIGADPLGGASVDYWALIAELYGIDLTVVNPDVDPTWKFMTLDWDEKIRMDPSSPYAMAALVARRGDYDLLTGNDADADRHGIVTPDAGLMNPNHFLAVAIDYLVTHRPGWPTDAAVGKTLVSSMIIDRVVAALGRRLYEVPVGFKWFVPGLLDGSVVFGGEESAGASFLRRDGSVWTTDKDGIILCLLASEILAVTGKTPSQRYAELEAQFGSSAYQRVDAPATPAQKAALAKLSPEAVAATELAGEPITAKLSHAPGNGAAIGGLKVVTDDAWFAARPSGTEDVYKLYAESLRGAEHLAQVQEEARAVVSEALGGA; encoded by the coding sequence ATGACTCGCGCAGGACAGCCAGCCGAAGCATCCGACCTCATCGACATCGACGAGCTCATCGCCGCGTATTACGACCGCAAACCGGATGCCTCGAACCCGGCCCAGCGCGTCGCGTTCGGCACGAGCGGTCACCGCGGCTCCGCCCTCACGACGAGCTTCAACGAGGATCACATCCTCGCCACGACGCAGGCCATCGTCGAGTACCGGCGCTCGCAGGGGATCGCGGGGCCCCTGTTCCTCGGGCGCGACACCCACGGGCTGTCCCTTCCCGCCGAGCGCAGCGCGATCGAGGTGCTCGTCGGCAACGGCGTGGACGTGCGAGTCGACGCACGGGACTCGTGGGTTCCGACCCCGGCGCTGAGCCACGCGATCCTCACCTACAACCGCGGGCGCGCCGCGGACGACCCGGGCCGTGCCGACGGCATCGTCGTGACCCCGAGCCACAACCCGCCGCGCGACGGCGGCTTCAAGTACAACCCGCCGGACGGCGGGCCGGCCGACGTCGACGCCACGAGCTGGATCGCGCAGCGCGCGAACGAGCTCATCGCGGCGGGGCTCGACGGCGTCGTCCGCACGAGGTTCGCCGACATCGACGCGGACGCCCTGGGCGAGTACGACTTCCGCGACCGGTACGTGCGCGACCTCGCGAACGTGATCGACATGGACGCGATCCGCGCGTCGGGCATCCGCATCGGCGCGGACCCGCTGGGCGGGGCATCCGTCGACTACTGGGCGCTCATCGCCGAGCTGTACGGGATCGACCTCACCGTCGTGAACCCCGACGTCGACCCGACGTGGAAGTTCATGACGCTCGACTGGGACGAGAAGATCCGGATGGATCCGTCGTCGCCCTACGCGATGGCCGCGCTCGTCGCGCGACGCGGCGACTACGACCTGCTCACGGGCAACGACGCCGACGCAGACCGGCACGGCATCGTGACGCCCGACGCGGGGCTCATGAACCCGAACCACTTCCTCGCGGTCGCGATCGACTACCTCGTGACGCACCGGCCGGGCTGGCCGACGGATGCCGCGGTCGGCAAGACCCTCGTGTCGTCGATGATCATCGACCGGGTGGTCGCGGCGCTCGGGCGCCGGCTGTACGAGGTGCCGGTCGGGTTCAAGTGGTTCGTGCCGGGGCTGCTCGACGGGTCGGTCGTTTTCGGCGGCGAGGAGTCGGCGGGCGCCTCGTTCCTGCGGCGGGACGGCTCGGTGTGGACAACCGACAAAGACGGGATCATCCTGTGCCTGCTCGCGTCTGAGATCCTCGCGGTCACGGGCAAGACGCCCTCGCAGCGGTACGCGGAGCTCGAGGCGCAATTCGGATCGTCGGCCTACCAGCGCGTCGACGCCCCGGCGACGCCCGCGCAGAAGGCGGCGCTGGCGAAGCTCTCGCCGGAGGCGGTCGCCGCGACAGAGCTCGCGGGCGAGCCGATCACCGCGAAGCTGTCGCACGCGCCGGGCAACGGCGCCGCGATCGGCGGCCTCAAGGTCGTGACGGATGACGCGTGGTTCGCCGCCCGCCCGTCGGGCACCGAGGACGTGTACAAGCTCTACGCCGAGTCGCTCCGCGGTGCCGAGCATCTCGCCCAGGTGCAGGAGGAGGCTCGCGCGGTGGTGTCGGAGGCGCTCGGCGGGGCGTGA
- a CDS encoding Ltp family lipoprotein, translated as MNSYPAVPPAVPAPDTVPPYAAPAPPSPYQAPAPPGKQFIAAWLLSYFLGVFGVDRFYLGKVGTGLLKLFTFGGFGIWWLIDLILILAGAARDKDGRPLEGYDRHKKVAWIVTGAIVALGIIIGAVNGAIAASLSNDLSPADGTQISREEPPVEEPAPVDDREQVPGLIGLTVAEARAAVEDAGFVLAVPEGASDDWVVLTQTLSEGRQADPGTEIFVTAEAPEPVLTLAQKNAVRDAESYLEYSGFSRAGLIGQLEYEGYSKEDATFAVDFVEADWNAEAAESAQSYLDYSSFSRQGLYDQLAYEGFTPEQIEFALGAVGY; from the coding sequence ATGAACAGCTATCCCGCTGTCCCGCCGGCTGTGCCGGCGCCCGACACCGTGCCGCCGTACGCGGCACCCGCGCCACCGTCCCCGTACCAGGCTCCTGCGCCTCCCGGCAAGCAGTTCATCGCCGCGTGGCTGCTCTCCTACTTCCTGGGTGTCTTCGGCGTCGACCGGTTCTACCTGGGGAAGGTCGGCACCGGCCTCCTGAAGCTGTTCACGTTCGGCGGATTCGGCATCTGGTGGCTCATCGACCTCATCCTGATCCTCGCCGGCGCAGCGCGCGACAAGGACGGGCGTCCGCTCGAAGGCTACGACCGGCACAAGAAGGTGGCGTGGATCGTGACCGGCGCGATCGTGGCGCTCGGAATCATCATCGGCGCCGTGAACGGTGCGATCGCCGCGAGCCTCAGCAACGACCTGTCGCCCGCGGACGGCACGCAGATCTCGCGCGAAGAACCGCCAGTCGAGGAACCCGCACCCGTGGACGACCGCGAGCAGGTGCCGGGCCTCATCGGCCTGACCGTCGCGGAGGCCCGAGCTGCGGTCGAGGACGCCGGATTCGTGCTCGCAGTGCCAGAAGGCGCAAGCGACGACTGGGTCGTCTTGACGCAGACCCTGTCGGAGGGCCGCCAGGCGGACCCCGGAACCGAGATCTTCGTCACCGCCGAGGCACCCGAGCCCGTGCTCACGCTGGCCCAGAAGAACGCGGTCAGGGACGCGGAGTCGTATCTGGAATACAGCGGGTTCTCGCGAGCGGGCCTGATCGGTCAGCTCGAGTACGAGGGGTATTCGAAGGAGGACGCGACCTTCGCGGTCGACTTCGTGGAAGCGGATTGGAACGCCGAGGCCGCCGAGTCGGCACAGTCCTATCTCGACTACTCGTCCTTCTCCCGGCAGGGTCTCTACGATCAACTGGCCTACGAAGGGTTCACGCCCGAGCAGATCGAGTTCGCGCTCGGCGCCGTCGGCTACTGA
- the pheA gene encoding prephenate dehydratase — translation MTDQPEAPRRRTYSYLGPAGTFTEAALAQVAEARDQIWRPVRNVGEALNDVIDGTSDAAMIAIENSVDGGVSTAQDALATVPGLRIVGEYLVPVEFVLVGRPGTRLEDVSLVAAHPVAYAQCLQWLTRTLPAHAHIPAASNVASAVGLIDDTSEADAAIAPPGILEHHELELLAENIGDNANAVTRFVLVGRTVPPPPPTGADKTSLIVELPEDRPGALLEMLEQFATRGINLSLLASRPIGDALGRYRFVIDADGHIQDERMADALLGLRRFSPKVVFLGSYPRADRVVVHYPERYSDDVFVEARDWLRGLLSGEPEV, via the coding sequence GTGACCGACCAGCCCGAGGCTCCCCGTCGCCGCACGTACAGCTATCTCGGCCCGGCGGGCACCTTCACCGAAGCGGCGCTCGCGCAGGTCGCCGAGGCGCGCGACCAGATCTGGCGGCCCGTGCGCAACGTGGGCGAGGCGCTCAACGACGTCATCGACGGCACCTCCGACGCGGCGATGATCGCGATCGAGAATTCGGTCGACGGAGGCGTCTCGACCGCGCAGGACGCGCTCGCGACGGTTCCGGGTCTTCGGATCGTGGGGGAGTACCTCGTCCCCGTCGAGTTCGTGCTCGTCGGTCGCCCCGGCACGCGTCTCGAGGACGTGTCGCTCGTGGCGGCGCATCCGGTCGCCTACGCGCAATGCCTGCAGTGGCTCACCAGGACCCTGCCCGCCCACGCCCACATTCCCGCCGCGAGCAACGTGGCCAGCGCGGTCGGGCTGATCGACGACACGAGCGAGGCGGATGCGGCGATCGCCCCTCCCGGTATCCTCGAGCACCACGAGCTCGAGCTCCTCGCGGAGAACATCGGCGACAACGCGAACGCCGTGACGCGGTTCGTGCTCGTGGGGCGCACCGTCCCGCCGCCGCCGCCGACGGGCGCCGACAAGACGTCGCTCATCGTGGAGCTGCCCGAGGACCGCCCGGGCGCGCTGCTCGAGATGCTCGAGCAGTTCGCGACGCGGGGCATCAACCTGTCGCTGCTGGCCTCGCGGCCGATCGGCGACGCGCTCGGCCGCTACCGGTTCGTGATCGACGCGGACGGGCACATCCAGGACGAGCGCATGGCCGACGCGCTCCTCGGCCTGCGGCGCTTCAGCCCGAAGGTCGTGTTCCTCGGGTCGTACCCGCGCGCCGACCGCGTCGTCGTGCACTATCCCGAGCGCTATTCCGACGACGTGTTCGTCGAGGCGCGCGACTGGCTGCGCGGCCTGCTCAGCGGAGAACCGGAGGTCTGA
- a CDS encoding pyridoxamine 5'-phosphate oxidase family protein — protein sequence MPATFELDRANEVHARTLRRLETDEIGWLGTNGRNGYPHAVPVWFFWHEGTIVVFVQPESVKTRNIRADPKVLFHLETDEAGDDVHIIRGSAAISPDSTSVWLDRMGDAYVEKYRAGLDRLGWKIDRIRDEYSVAVVITPERFIGWL from the coding sequence ATGCCCGCCACGTTCGAACTCGACCGGGCGAACGAGGTCCACGCCCGCACCCTGCGGCGACTCGAGACGGATGAGATCGGCTGGCTCGGCACGAACGGCCGCAACGGTTACCCGCACGCCGTGCCCGTGTGGTTCTTCTGGCATGAGGGCACGATCGTCGTGTTCGTTCAGCCCGAGTCGGTGAAGACCCGCAACATCCGGGCCGACCCGAAGGTGCTGTTCCATCTCGAAACGGATGAGGCCGGAGACGACGTGCACATCATCCGGGGCTCGGCGGCCATCTCGCCCGACTCGACGTCGGTGTGGCTCGACCGCATGGGTGACGCCTACGTCGAGAAGTACCGGGCCGGCCTCGATCGGCTCGGCTGGAAGATCGACCGCATCCGCGACGAGTACTCGGTCGCGGTCGTCATCACGCCCGAGAGGTTCATCGGCTGGCTCTGA
- a CDS encoding M20 family metallopeptidase, with the protein MTIAAVVVDAIVDTIRTLVDCESPTADHGAVARSADLVAALGEELLGVTPERVVIDGVTHLRWRFGDATRVLLLAHHDTVWPIGTIERIPFAVAGDVMTGPGCFDMKTGLAMALHAVASLDDRDGVTLLVTGDEEVGSPSSRRLIEDTARGARAALVLEASADGGALKLERKGVSLYEVVVDGLAAHAGLEPEKGVNATVELAHQVLAISGLADPATGTSVTPTVAGSGSTTNTVPARASVWVDVRARTAAEQQRVDAAIRALTAVTPGASVSVLGGINRPPLEAAASASLFARAQAIAARLALDPLAGVAVGGGSDGNFTAGIGVPTLDGLGAVGGGAHAEHEHVLVSEIAPRTVLVAELVAELTS; encoded by the coding sequence GTGACCATCGCCGCTGTCGTCGTCGACGCGATCGTCGACACCATCCGCACGCTCGTCGATTGCGAGTCGCCGACCGCCGACCACGGAGCGGTCGCGCGATCGGCCGACCTCGTCGCCGCTCTCGGCGAAGAGCTGCTCGGCGTGACACCGGAGCGGGTCGTGATCGACGGCGTCACGCACCTGCGGTGGCGGTTCGGCGACGCGACTCGAGTGCTCCTGCTCGCGCACCACGACACCGTGTGGCCGATCGGCACGATCGAGCGGATCCCGTTCGCGGTCGCGGGCGACGTCATGACCGGACCCGGATGCTTCGACATGAAGACCGGCCTCGCGATGGCGCTGCACGCCGTCGCCTCGCTCGATGACCGCGACGGCGTGACGCTGCTCGTGACCGGCGACGAGGAGGTCGGCTCGCCGAGCTCGCGCCGCCTCATCGAAGACACCGCGCGCGGGGCTCGCGCCGCGCTCGTGCTCGAGGCCTCCGCGGACGGCGGCGCGCTCAAGCTCGAGCGCAAGGGCGTCTCGCTCTACGAGGTCGTCGTCGACGGGCTCGCCGCGCACGCGGGACTCGAGCCCGAGAAAGGCGTGAACGCGACCGTCGAACTCGCGCATCAGGTGCTCGCGATCTCCGGGCTGGCCGACCCCGCGACCGGCACCTCGGTGACGCCGACCGTCGCGGGCTCCGGCTCGACGACGAACACGGTGCCCGCGCGCGCCTCGGTGTGGGTCGACGTGCGTGCGCGCACGGCAGCCGAGCAGCAGCGGGTCGACGCCGCGATTCGTGCGCTCACCGCTGTGACGCCCGGCGCGAGCGTGTCGGTGCTGGGCGGCATCAACCGTCCGCCGCTCGAGGCCGCGGCATCCGCTTCTCTGTTTGCGCGGGCGCAGGCGATCGCCGCGCGCCTCGCGCTCGACCCGCTCGCGGGAGTCGCCGTGGGCGGCGGCAGCGACGGCAACTTCACCGCCGGCATCGGCGTGCCGACGCTCGACGGCCTCGGCGCCGTCGGGGGAGGGGCGCACGCCGAGCACGAGCACGTCCTCGTCAGCGAGATCGCCCCGCGCACCGTGCTGGTGGCCGAGCTCGTCGCGGAACTGACATCGTGA
- the menC gene encoding o-succinylbenzoate synthase → MKIEGFELRRVAMPLVSPFRTSFGTQTARDILLVKAVTDAATGWGECVTLPDPIYSPEYTEGAVDLMKRFLIPALAAAEVTDAPGIGEALKKFKSHRMAKGALEMAVLDAELRAEGRSFARELGSVHDRVPCGVSVGIMDSIPQLLDAVGGYLDAGYVRIKLKIEPGWDIEPVRAVRERFGGDVLLQVDANTAYTLRDARHLAKLDAFDLLLIEQPLEEEDLLGHADLAKVVQTPICLDETITSAQTAAAAIRLGATQIINIKPGRVGGYLEARRIHDLAAAHGVPVWCGGMVESGIGRAANVALASLPGFTLPGDVSASDRFYATDITPPFVMRDGHLDVPQGPGLGVEPVPEILDELTTSVEWVPAA, encoded by the coding sequence ATGAAGATCGAAGGCTTCGAGCTGAGGCGCGTCGCGATGCCGCTCGTGTCGCCGTTCCGCACGTCGTTCGGCACGCAGACCGCGCGCGACATCCTGCTGGTGAAGGCGGTGACGGATGCCGCGACCGGCTGGGGCGAGTGTGTGACGCTCCCCGATCCGATCTACTCGCCCGAGTACACCGAGGGTGCCGTCGACCTGATGAAGCGGTTCCTGATCCCTGCGCTCGCGGCGGCGGAGGTGACGGATGCGCCGGGGATCGGCGAGGCGCTGAAGAAGTTCAAGAGCCACCGCATGGCGAAAGGTGCGCTCGAGATGGCGGTGCTCGACGCCGAGCTGCGCGCCGAAGGGCGCTCGTTCGCGCGCGAGCTCGGCTCGGTGCACGACCGCGTGCCGTGCGGAGTGTCCGTGGGGATCATGGATTCGATCCCGCAGCTGCTCGACGCCGTCGGCGGCTACCTCGACGCCGGGTACGTGCGCATCAAGCTCAAGATCGAGCCGGGGTGGGACATCGAGCCCGTCCGCGCGGTGCGCGAGCGCTTCGGCGGCGACGTGCTCCTGCAGGTCGACGCCAACACGGCGTACACGCTGCGCGATGCGCGGCACCTCGCGAAGCTCGACGCGTTCGACCTGCTCCTGATCGAGCAGCCGCTGGAAGAGGAGGACCTTCTGGGCCACGCCGACCTCGCGAAGGTCGTCCAGACGCCGATCTGTCTCGACGAGACGATCACCTCCGCCCAGACGGCGGCCGCGGCGATCCGACTCGGTGCGACGCAGATCATCAACATCAAGCCCGGCCGCGTCGGCGGGTACCTCGAGGCGCGCCGCATCCACGACCTCGCCGCCGCGCACGGTGTGCCAGTCTGGTGCGGCGGCATGGTCGAGTCGGGCATCGGGCGCGCCGCCAACGTCGCGCTCGCGTCGCTGCCCGGCTTCACCCTCCCCGGCGACGTGTCGGCGAGCGACCGGTTCTACGCGACCGACATTACGCCGCCGTTCGTCATGCGCGACGGGCATCTCGACGTCCCGCAGGGGCCAGGCCTGGGAGTCGAGCCGGTCCCCGAGATCCTCGACGAGCTGACGACCTCGGTCGAGTGGGTGCCCGCCGCCTGA
- a CDS encoding LLM class flavin-dependent oxidoreductase encodes MSTSTPVPRLALSVLDLVPVRAGQTSAEAVAASVDLVQTADRLGYRRYWFAEHHNMPAVASTTPPVLAAAAAARTDRIRVGSGGVMLPNHSPLVVAEQFAALEALAPGRIDLGIGRAPGSDPVITQLLRQSGTTSDVDRFPDNVADIVALVSSEGASVRFTSGGTYGVHATPAATTVPEVWLLGSSDYSARLAAAYGLPYVFANHFSGEGLERVLELYRSEFRPNERHPEPRTFLTANVIAAPTADEAEDRALPQLHMMARLRTNMPLVPLETVEQAKANESFDSLAQSVMAAARTKWFVGTGADVASALSSFAQQHGVDEVMISPIAASYDGEPTDASPGRTQTMELLAAELDLDG; translated from the coding sequence ATGAGCACCTCCACGCCTGTACCCCGCCTCGCCCTGTCCGTCCTCGACCTCGTGCCCGTGCGCGCGGGGCAGACGAGCGCGGAGGCGGTCGCGGCATCCGTCGATCTCGTGCAGACCGCCGACCGGCTCGGATACCGTCGCTACTGGTTTGCGGAGCACCACAACATGCCGGCCGTCGCGTCGACGACGCCGCCCGTGCTGGCCGCCGCCGCGGCGGCGCGCACCGACCGCATCCGCGTGGGTTCGGGTGGTGTCATGCTCCCGAACCACTCGCCGCTCGTCGTGGCGGAGCAGTTCGCCGCGCTCGAGGCCCTCGCCCCCGGGCGCATCGACCTCGGCATCGGCCGGGCACCGGGCAGCGACCCCGTCATCACGCAGCTGCTGCGGCAGAGCGGCACGACGAGCGACGTCGACCGCTTCCCCGACAACGTCGCCGACATCGTGGCTCTCGTCTCGAGCGAGGGTGCCTCGGTGCGCTTCACGTCGGGCGGAACCTACGGCGTGCACGCGACGCCCGCCGCGACGACCGTCCCAGAGGTGTGGCTGCTCGGGTCGAGCGACTACTCCGCGCGCCTCGCCGCGGCGTACGGGCTGCCGTACGTCTTCGCGAACCACTTCTCCGGCGAAGGGCTCGAGCGCGTTCTCGAGCTGTACCGGTCGGAGTTCCGGCCGAACGAGCGCCACCCCGAGCCGCGCACATTCCTCACCGCGAACGTCATCGCCGCTCCGACCGCCGATGAGGCGGAGGACCGCGCGCTTCCCCAGCTGCACATGATGGCGCGCCTGCGCACGAACATGCCCCTCGTGCCGCTCGAGACGGTCGAGCAGGCGAAGGCGAACGAGAGCTTCGACAGCCTCGCGCAGTCGGTCATGGCGGCGGCCCGCACGAAGTGGTTCGTCGGGACCGGGGCGGACGTGGCATCCGCCCTCTCGTCCTTCGCGCAGCAGCACGGCGTGGACGAGGTCATGATCTCGCCGATCGCCGCGTCGTACGACGGTGAACCGACGGATGCCTCGCCCGGCCGCACCCAGACGATGGAGCTGCTAGCGGCCGAGCTCGACCTCGACGGCTGA